From the Ostrinia nubilalis chromosome 8, ilOstNubi1.1, whole genome shotgun sequence genome, one window contains:
- the LOC135073868 gene encoding inositol polyphosphate 1-phosphatase: MTEILRALINASERAALVARSCCNSDNKNDLLVAEKSDGEANARFEKDYKTIADVLAQECIRKTLVTKFPELTGHVRGEECCEIGGTSIKLADTVDETAELLTSLVHPSLAKPMAVAAHSDTKHPLHDQLPSDLPDVDVSDLGIWIDPIDATAEFIAGINGTAALNKGLQVVTVLIGAYRRSTGEPVIGVINQPFFNSGQGRVLWGICYDGVKRWGGHNVENFDLGTAGIYMSSAEDPLIRKTFMTICNITDAAGAGNKLLGVALGDAIAYILSKSTTFLWDTCGPHAILKARGGDVISFDTHASIQYNVPNSSDPQQFCNAGGIIAYGDSDQCVNSNLRDIKNIILKTLANRK, from the exons ATGACGGAAATTTTGCGAGCCCTAATAAATGCTTCAGAAAGGGCTGCACTGGTGGCAAGGTCTTGTTGCAATAGCGATAATAAAAATGATCTGCTTGTTGCTGAGAAATCTGATGGAGAAGCAAACGCTCGTTTTGAAAAAGATTATAAAACCATAGCTGATGTGTTAGCACAAGAATGTATAAGAAAAACATTAGTTACCAAGTTCCCGGAATTAACTGGTCATGTTCGAGGTGAAGAATGCTGTGAAATTGGTGGAACGTCGATCAAACTAGCAGACACTGTTGATGAAACAGCAGAACTTCTCACTTCACTTGTACACCCAAGTCTTGCAAAGCCTATGGCCGTGGCTGCCCACTCTGATACAAAACATCCACTGCACGACCAGTTGCCATCTGATCTTCCTGACGTTGATGTCAGTGACTTGGGAATTTGGATTGATCCCATAG atgCCACAGCAGAGTTCATTGCAGGAATCAATGGTACAGCAGCTTTGAATAAGGGACTCCAGGTTGTCACTGTTTTGATTGGGGCATACAGGAGATCCACTGGAGAGCCAGTCATTGGTGTTATCAATCAACCTTTTTTCAATAG TGGTCAGGGTCGTGTTCTTTGGGGTATTTGTTATGATGGTGTTAAGAGATGGGGTGGACACAATGTTGAGAACTTTGATCTTGGTACTGCTGGAATTTACATGAGCTCTGCAGAAGATCCACTTATAAGGAAGACTTTTATGACGATTTGCAACATCACAGATGCCGCTGGTGCTGGCAACAAACTTCTTGGAGTTGCTTTGG GTGATGCCATTGCATACATTTTATCTAAGAGTACAACATTCTTATGGGATACCTGTGGCCCACATGCAATACTCAAAGCAAGGGGTGGTGATGTAATATCATTTGATACACATGCTTCAATACAGTACAATGTACCCAACAGCAGTGACCCCCAACAATTTTGTAATGCAGGTGGTATCATAGCCTATGGTGACAGTGACCAATGTGTAAATTCAAACCTTAGGgatattaagaatattatattaaaaacaCTTGCTAACCGCAAGTAA
- the LOC135073869 gene encoding RNA-binding motif protein, X-linked 2 produces the protein MNPMTNVKNVLKLSERELSGKSKTSWHDQYKDSAWIFVGGLPYDLTEGDVICVFSQYGEIVNINLVRDKETGKSKGYAFICFEDQRSTILSVDNLNGIKILGRTIRVDHCEQYRAPNADMSKIDEVTAAVRIQGCAPVPIKPEPVVKQEKEKGTKRKKKEKKSKKKKKKRSKSTDSDSNSSD, from the exons ATGAATCCTATGAC TAATGTGAAGAATGTTTTGAAATTGAGTGAGCGTGAATTATCTGGTAAATCAAAGACTTCGTGGCATGATCAGTATAAAGATAGTGCGTGGATATTTGTAGGAGGTCTGCCGTATGATCTCACCGAAGGCGATGTTATTTGCGTATTTTCGCA ATATGGTGAAATTGTCAACATAAACTTGGTCCGTGATAAAGAGACTGGAAAATCCAAGGGATATGCATTCATATGCTTTGAAGATCAGCGCTCAACAATACTTTCTGTTGACAACTTAAATGGGATCAAA attttggGACGCACAATTCGTGTAGACCACTGTGAGCAGTACCGTGCTCCAAATGCAGATATGTCCAAAATTGATGAAGTGACTGCAGCTGTGAGAATTCAGGGCTGTGCACCTGTCCCTATAAAGCCCGAACCAGTAGTGAAACAG gaGAAAGAAAAAGGTACCAAGAGGAAGAAAAAGGAAAAGAAAagcaagaaaaaaaagaaaaaaagaagcaAAAGTACAGACTCAGACTCTAATTCTAGTGATTAG
- the LOC135073901 gene encoding transcription initiation factor TFIID subunit 13 yields the protein MTTPTPDNPDNFDQFDEDETEQQLGATASGRKRLFSKELRCMMYGFGDDQNPYTESVDFLEDLVIEFITETTHRAMEVGRTGRVQVEDIIFLVRKDPRKYARVKDLLTMNEELKKARKAFDEVKYVEDQQ from the exons ATGACTACCCCAACACCCGATAACCCTGACAATTTTGATCAG TTTGACGAAGATGAAACTGAGCAGCAGCTAGGAGCAACTGCATCTGGACGAAAAAGGCTCTTTAGCAAAGAACTTCGATGTATGATGTATGGATTTGGTGATGATCAAAATCCGTACACTGAAAGTGTGGACTTTTTAGAAGATCTTGTTATTGAATTTATAACTGAAACAACACACAG AGCAATGGAAGTGGGTAGAACAGGAAGGGTACAAGTTGAGGATATCATATTCTTGGTCCGCAAAGATCCACGTAAATATGCCCGTGTCAAAGATCTGCTCACTATGAATGAAGAGCTCAAGAAGGCTAGGAAAGCTTTTGACGAAGTTAAATACGTTG aAGATCAACAATAA